The Entelurus aequoreus isolate RoL-2023_Sb linkage group LG11, RoL_Eaeq_v1.1, whole genome shotgun sequence genome includes the window cttgaagccaaaccaccgccagacgatggacgccctgctgttttttgggggaattaattattccttcatttgttaccagattcacaccttctttctctcgtattaccgctagcatcacagctaacgttacccatgccgctacctctctgcttcgcgagggcgtatacgtatttgacgtatgacgtgacagtatgtgaagtGTGTAAAagctgcgcttgctgtctgtgagaaggagagacaggaaagagcgaggagagcctgtagtgtaatgccagcagctaaaagtaaCTGCGGGAGAACGCatactcaaatatcacgatatagtcattttctatatcgcacagagacaaacccgcaatatatcgcccatatcgatatatcgcccagccctaacccaaataagtttttcaacttctttaagtcggggtccacataatcaattcatggtacaaatatataccggTACTTTCATCATaaaacagtcatcacacaagttaatcatcagagtatatacattgaattatttacaatcagtggCAAATTATGTTGTACAGTGTGGAcgacgctgtggatacttcctgaaacCACACCTCACTTTTCCATGGAGTCCTTTGGACCCCTACTGCGgtagcaaaactagaaaaatactgtaaaaaggtttaaaaaaaacacagagagaTCATTTAACCCGTTCATAACTTTTGTGCTAGCGGGCgcacaatgggtggatgaaatgttcatactCTGAGATAAGGTTGGCGCACCAGAGCATTGTTCTCGATTGAAAAGTTTGCGCAATAAGGGGCTCGTAAATCGAGGTTACACTCTGCTGTATGTCACTggctcaaaataaaaatacaccacTGGTGATCATGTGAAACCTTTAGTAGTTTTAAAAGAAccgataaaaaataatattttcatttcacAATTACAAATCAAATTCAATAAAAGTTTTCATTCGGGCGGAATTAAACGGTATCTTGTACACATGCACATGCAAGAGAAAGCAGACACCAAAAAACGAGTAGCCAaagagaaaaataaaacaaaagtaaaaattacTTTTGAGCTGTGGAGAGATCTTCAAGAATGAATAAATTCAAAAACGGAAGTAGGCCGGATAGAGTGCTTGTCGCACATTCAAAAGTTAGTGCCCTCTATGCAGCTGCGTAACTTATGTAAAGACTACTTATAAGTCAAAACAACATGCAATGTATCAATACTTCTTTCTATTTAACATTTGAGCCTACATAATAAATTAGTGTATTTATTTGTCTAGGAAATATTGAAAAGTTGTTACTTAACTTACagataggggacggcgtggcggggttgggagagtggccgtgccagcaacctgagggttcctggttcaatccccaccttctaccaaccttgtcacgtccgttgtgtccttgagcaagacacttcacccttgctcctgatgggttgtggttagggccttgcatggcagctcccgccatcagtgtgtgaatgtggaaatagtgtcgaagcgctttgagtaccttgaaggtagaaaagtgctataaagtataacccatttaccattcaccatttatcattaaaaaaatccaCTATAGAAATGTACCTAAACATTTGATGTATCATCACAGCCTTTCTAATTTTCTTCTAGTTTGTTGCATAAGCCTAGGACCTGGGGGCTCGAGAGAGAGCGAGCAGCATCACTTCGGACCAGCCATATTCTTTATGCCTGTCGGATACACAGAACACGGTTGAGAGGATGAAAGGAATCTCAGATGAACCACAGTTTACAGTGGGCCTTCTAGAAGGAGGCACATCCCTCTGTGATGTGATTGACAATCACATTTATGAACAAACTTTGGTAAACTTTGCCTTTAAATGTGGATTTATGACTCCAAATTTGACAAAATATGATATTAGAATATgttatattgcatatattgttgaATTTAGAATAGCTCTTTTctgattttgaaatgtttttcttCCTTAGTCTGAGAAGAAAGCCTTCTTTGTCGCAGACCTAGGAGTCATAATGAGACAGCACGTTCGCTGGCGAACACACATGACCCAAATTCGTCCCTTCTATACTGTCAGGTGCAACAGCAACCCAGGTGTAATCGAAGTGCTGGCGGCACTTGGCACTGGTTTCATATGTAACAACAAGGTAATTAGCATGTTAAATTATTGTTGAGGGTAACACATTTTACTATATATGTAGTCCAGGGATGTTTAATGCAATTgttgtgggggccacatttccagaaagttaaGGACCTGAGGGCCAGGCTTTTTCCTTCACTATTAGTTTTATTTTGTGTAATCTCGAGAAACAGCGTCTTcaggagcgctctgttgtttttaaggaccttttgcCAAAAAAAGCCaggcaaagtatatatatatttctttttaaaTTCCTGTTAATATTTTGGTCTCCAAAGTTTTTGAACTGAAATTGTGGGCCACCTGTTGAAATGCCCAAATAATGAGAAAAGgaagacctaaaatggaaccttggggAACACTACTAGTATTACTAAAGGAGTtgcacaaatgactactgactgcatctgaagtcaaCAGGCTACAGTaataccttagttacataaatcacattacaaaaaaaattgtaactGCCAAAAGGAGGTCTTGCCTTGAAGAATGTCTCAGTGATGTAAATCAGAAATTtggccccagtgttctatgtttgcttgaGGAATGCCTCCATTATGTTAATCAGAAATTTGGCCCCAGTGTTCTGTTTGCTATTAAGgttaaatgtcaatgcaaggatctgccgtaGTTTTTAGAGTGGTCCAAGTCTCTCCATACAACagcagcactctagtgtttttaggaatttgttgcaaaaatatttgtctcaAGTGTTGAGCTGAATGAAGGGTTCCAATTATCTTTGTTACAGGGTGTTGATTTATATGATTAATCACACATTGCAGTAAGTAACTCTTGTGTCTGTCTGGTTTTCAGACTGAACTTGAGCTGGTGCAAAGCCACGGTATTACATCAGAAGACATCATCTACAGTGGAGTTTGTAAACAGGTGTCCCAAATTAAATACGCTGCAAAGAATGGCATAGACCTTATGATGTGCGATAATGAGGCAGAGCTGCGCAAGATTTCACGTTCCCATCCAAATGCCAAGTAAGTCATtcgcaaaaaatttaaataacatTTTAGGGGTGCAACAGTTAATCCAGTACATCTATCTATCGATTTATATTAAGATTCAACTGCAACTAACTGTTTTGCAAGTTGACCTGCCATAAGAAATATATCAATCTAACACAATTTTAAAAGGCAATCTATTGATactagaaaataaaacattttatttaagaatGCAATTCTTTTTATAAAGTTGTTTTCAGCACTTTTAATTATGAAGACGTTAAACGTTATGCAAGTCcgtctgtgatgtcatcaaaacAAGTATAACGTTACCAGAAGAGAAGCAAAGAAACGAGAAATTAACAAGCCACCATTGCGGTTCAGTATGTGGAATCACTTAGGCTTTTGCAAAGATAGAGATGTTCTTAATAAATCGCTCACTGTTTGTGGGATatgtaattccatccatccattttctaccgcttattcccttcgggaatgcggagggcgctggagcctatctcagctacaatccggtggaaggcggtgtacaccctggacaagtcgccacctcatcgcagggccaacacagacagacaacattcacacactagggccaatttagtgattGTCAGATAAAATACTATGGCCACAAGATAAATCTCTCAAAGCACCTAGAATGGTGCCATATGATTTTACACACGCCgcccgcttggcactcagcgttTCTGCTGCAGCAGCAGCACTAAGTAGTAGTTGGTTACAATCACTTTTTTGTTGAATATTACTGCACTGCTGTTTATTAGAATGATAGTAGTAGCAGGTAAAACCACTGCTTATTAGACACAAGAGATTTGGTTGGACTTTgttttttacattaattttttatttgtattatttatgttgaaaaacaacTGCAAACGTAGCAGGTAAACTTACTGCTAATCCAACCTGAAGAAATGTTGgttgcacttaatttttttaattaatattgtattatttctatgtttaataaaacaaaagcagaagtagctggtaaatctactgttaaaaatgttggttactgtactttcatTGAACATTTCTTGGAATACTGAAAATGAAAGCAGAAAAGGTTtcttcttgttaattcaaccttcaagggttggttgcactttattcaaataaaatgtgACCGCAATAACCATTATTTGTTGTTCACTTGATTGTTAATTTccatatttaatttatatgtaaTTCCCTTTGAAGAAGTAAAAACAATAAAGGAAACCTCACTTGCATTGTCCAGTAACCAGTATTGATTCCACAGTTACACTGGTGGAAATTTTGGCTAAGAACTTAATGAATTGTTTTCAACCCACTGAATCGTTTCAGATCTTTTCGTTCTAAATAAACAAATctcgtccctgaatcgtatcggcaatcACAAATGATTATTTGAATCGTTAAAAGGAATTATACCCCAGACAATTGTAATAAGTTTTAAGACTTTTTTTGTGCCATTCTTAGAGAAGTGTTCCTATTGTATGGTAAGAAGATAGGCTCTTTATTGTTCTAGTCATTTATTAACAGGATCATGGAAAAATACAAAATTGTAAGCATGATTATTTAATGCGTAATAGAAACAAAAGTGGAAGCTTAATGGGAAAGTCATGTTTCTCGGTCATGTCAGGAAACTGTTATTTCCTATTTGTTTTCTTATGTGATgatataattttattttggcaattgAAATATAGGTATCTGGGGGGAATATTGTTAATGCAACATACATTTTCCTTTTATTTAGGTTACTGCTTCAAGTGTCAACAGAAGCATCAAGCCAGCACAATGAGTTGAGCATGTCATTTGGTTGTTCCCTCAAAGACTGTCGGCATCTTCTGGAGATTGCAAAGGATCTGGGTGTACAGGTGGTTGGGGTCAGGTGAGCTTTGCAGAAATCTAAAATAACACGTAGACAATATTTTACTTGCCCCATGGCCACAATCAGTACTCACCAACTCTACTTTAgagggtttttgttttttacatttaaaacacttatttttgGTCTACATCAGAGgttctaacccaggggtgggcaattaattttcaccgggggccgcataagcaacccgagcactgctggagggccacacgacaatatttcaattaaattttgctcaatattatttttgatataccgtaagataaataataatgatgataataataataataattaataataataataataatttaatttaacctaacttaactttatacaaaagcagattgcttttgatggtcactttatcctgcattatccaacatttttccccgtcagatttggacaaccatctgttgttaaaaatagtttttaatcacatttattttatattggttttatatgtaattgttttttctttttattcagtcattggtggagctaaggataatatttgaatattgtttttaatattgttgtgcagcactttggaaacattttgttgtttaaatgtgctatataaataaagtggattggattgtcacacctgccagcttgtcccatttcagtcctaacatgtccaaatacgcatttacctatgtgaacaagtcattacctgtggttgtctctttaattgactgcatggctgccagctactccgtgatttgaaagtctgcagttatcccacgtaagaagaagagcagctgggcggtgtcacatacatcacagctctcatccaaagttagcgaaaaacagtccatgtctccgggcatacagcgcaacaaagtccaataagcactccttaataaactctccgtcagaaaacgccttactttttccggcgcttttgtgagaaatgacgaaacttgtcctgacagctgcatctctggggggtgtgaaatatggcaaaaagtccttgttgggtttgcagttttaccatcaacgcatcggcctcccttgcgcgcgcttcatcagacacattccggtattttccctcgtgtttcttcgtgtagtggcgattaaaaagatattctttaaacacagcaacctgtctaccacacattaagcacacggctttaccattaatttatgtaaagaaaaacttggcagtccatgtcttgttgaaaacacgccattcgtcatcaacttttctttttttagcgtctcatcacttgtctctatgcaccttccccccggacatatggcataaataacacatttcaaaataaaagcagcacagttgtattgcgcgcacgacatagatgttttttaaactttattttgtaatttgtgattgcgccgtccaattcactcacaatcgcatacgtccacacggaagtaatacaaataacgcttttcaaaacaaaagcagcaccgttgtattgcacactcgacatagatactttttgaaatttattttgtaatttatgattggcctcacgcgggccggacagggatgcgcaaaagGCCggttgcggcccgcgggccgtacaatgcccaggtctgcctcagGGCCCAACCTTTCCCCAACAAAGGGGTcatggcccactcaaatattaacactaaattaataATCTTATTCTAACAgaggttagaactatacactcattcttattagaaatggcaacagcggaggatttagtcatgcatgtgcatgtacgagccagtctgcccaacaacaagaggatagagaaaaataaggatttTATTGACTACAACAGACTAAAAATGGCAGACTGGCGCAAAGCTCTTTCTTTTGCTACTTTCATCACAATTGGCTAAATGATTTCACAGTCAGTATTTTGCCTCAAGCGTATGTTTAAAATCAGGTTGGAACATAAATTACTTTTTCAAAATTCTTTAACCACTTTTTTTTGTCCCTTTCAGATCCCTAATCCCCCGCAAGTGCAAGGATGGCAAAGTTTATACTAATGCTATCACTGATGCCCGTTGTGTTTTTGATATGGCAGTGAGTATGGATCATTTTGATTTATGGTTATGTCTGTACTTTGTGTCTCCCAAATGTTTTTCAGCCTAGAGAAATCCAAATAATGATAGCAACAGTTTGTTACTGCAAAAATATTGTTCTCTATCTTCAAATAAACctgaaattaaaaaaagcctgcatgaaGGCTCTCGTCTGCCTTTGAGGTGACTGTAATATAGCCCCTTTTGCCTTTAAAAAACGAGCATCAACCTTAATCCACAATCAAGTACGAGCGCATCACACACTAATGCTGCAGCATGTCAAGTATAATCATCTTTTATAGGTGTAGCTTCACACTAAACCGACCAGTGTAGCAATTAGGGAATGACACATTTTTACCTCTGCCAGGAGGTTATGTAATCGTTGGGTTTTGTTTGACTGTCAGTAAAGTAATCCGTTAACGTGCGGGCATGCGGCTCTGCCTCTACCAACAGACACAAAGAGAgtagatgactgacaagagggttccctCCATTTCTTTCATTCCGCTATTAATAGCTCAAACATTTCTTGTCTGGATTCAGGActctctttttttttaccattgagAGGTAGGGCTTGGTGATCTGCTCTCTCCTAGTGCTTTTCTAGTTATGAATGTAAATATTTGCGGTTACAAAGTTTGCTTACTATTGACAAAACATCTGATTTTATACATGCTCAGTTCAAACATCTTCTGTGCTGTGGTAATAACTGTTAGTTGACACTCAGTCATCTTCTTTTTTGTAGAAGGAAATTGGTTTTAAAATGAAAATCTTGGACATTGGAGGCGGCTTTGGTGGTTCAGGCACCCAGCTGGAATTGGTCAGTACAATTTGTGTTCTTTTAGTTGTTCTACAGCCATATTGTGCGTAAATAGTATACATTTATTATACATTACAACCTACTATTTATAAAAAATCTCTCTTGCAGATTAAGAAAGCAGTCATGCCTATGGTGGACCGTTACTTCCCCCCTTCTACTGGAGTTACCATCATTGCTGAGCCTGGCAGCTACTTCGTGTCCTCTGCTTTCACTTTGGTCGCCAACATCATTTCCAAAAAGGTGGTGACGCGGGACTGCCAAGATCAAGTACATGGTCAGTAGCCTTATACTAGCATCAGATAAAACATTTGATACTGAGAGATGGACCACAGTTCAGATtaggacaaaataaataaaacacaactGTAAAATGAAAGCATCTCCCGCCTTTTTTGACCCCATTGAGCAGATGATCCGTCTCCCAATGATGAGCCTGAGTTCCACTACTACATGAATGAAGGAGTGTATGGATCATTTGCTTGCAAACTCACTGAAACGGACATCACTGCTCCAACTGTTCACAAGGTGAGTTTGTTTCATAAAACAAAAAGTCAATGTTACATTGCAATTTGACCACAATGCCACCTAACCCATAACCTATATTATAACAATATATGTCAAAAATTAAAAGCAGAAGCTACCGAGTCATATTAATCTGctgaaaacaataaaatattatttaaaggaaaactgcacttttttgagaattttgccCTTTCATACCTCTTTACGTGAAACAAGAACACTTGTCTTTACCCTTATGTAtgtgatgtagtaacaggcacattcatgttAACttagtcattttaagcattactgtAACTTCTTTCTGAGGCACATTGATATCACTGAGTGCGTAGCAACAAATGCTGCTTCCATCAACAAGTGCGTAGAGAGTACGTTCTGTGTTAGCTACCACTAATCATGGCGGACTTTGTGGAGGCCTTAGAGCGTTATCtcgtagcactattgctaaacgCTTCATTGACAAAACAAGAACATAAAACGGTGacttacaatgtctgctctcactgcgatGCGGACTGATGGGATGGTTATTACTGGTTGGGATGGGATGGTTGttactgtggtgctgaatttcccccagggatcaataaagtacttgctattctattctatatcctTCAGCTCTGGTGCGATCTTTGAGCTCAACATAATCCTCACTTCTTAAAAAGAAAATGCTGGGGGGAAAATGTGCATGAGCAATGTTGGGTCTTGTGCTGCCTTCCATTGGTTGAGAACAAGTATCCGCTGCTTGAGTCGGCTCGTATTTTTATGTAGCATGTGGAATTTACAACTTTTCCAACTTTCACAGCTTGCTACTATGtatgaggcatgatttataaccttGCATTCAGGGGTGCAAACTAACTTTTTGACCAACTCGCCAAGTGGCTAGTAGGTGAAAAAACATACTCGCCAACCATATTTTTTACTCGCCAAATGCCAAAACAAACTATTTCCTTTACCATTGTATTCCGCCATGTAGAAGTGTTCACGTCACATTAAAACCAATTCTACAACCAACCAGGGGCCACAGTatagtatatagagtatatagattcttttttttactatccTATGAAACTAGAAGCAGGACGCATGATGCAGTGCAGATAAGATTTTAAAAGATCTGtattcaataaaatttaagtaatatacaaGTGTACAGTGCATTGATTGCTACAAAGAATAAAGAAATAgttaaatatttttcaacattgtctggatatttacattaatttttttacatttaaacattaaaaaatatctgcattcaataaaataaaagtaatatgCAAGTCTGATTGACCGTGAACTGCTTGCTACAAAAAATATAGGACATTACATCCAGACATCAAACTATATATCAACACTGTCACTGTCGATGTGTAACCACAATCATTAAACTGTCACTTTACATCCATGGCATttgtaatgtaaatataaacacaggACACAGCTAACAATTACCTGCATTGCCAGACGTAGTCGGTGATGGGTCGACCTTTCTTGGCGATGGCGTGCGCATTTCGGAAAAGAAGCTTCATCTTCTGGGTGTTTACGTCCGAGAGTTTAGTGAGAACTTGCACCGAGGGCGCTTCATGGAGTGGGGCAGACTTGGCttgctttattttcatatttttgtcgTGGTTGCGAGTGCCTTCATGTGATATTATACTTTCAACTTTCATCGAGGAGCAGCCCACAACAAAGTGACTCGCCtgactttttttgtcctttccaaaaGTTGTGCACACAGTGCAAAACATGATGTTGTTCTTGACAGTCAGCCAGTCGCGTTTTTTCCCTGCATCGTCGTATAGCCACTTCGTCTGAAACTTTCTCCCCCCAGTTCCAGCGCTGGTCGGTTTGGGTTTCGCAGCATTCGCATCGcgacccccctcctcctcctcctcctcctcctcctcctccgtccgTGCCTTTTTAGCTATGGGTTTCAGGAAGCGCCACATAACGATAAGATTTATAGGCTTAAGGCTAGGAAGAATGATTGTTAGCTATTAAGACTCGAGTAACGTTACCGGTACACTCTGTGACTGTCGCCTGAGAGATATCCCTGTAGTGCGCGCTCTAAGCTAACTACTAGGCTAGCTAACTGCCGTCTCTTAGCAACTAGTCTACGGAACGTCGAACGTGACATCACAACAAATATGTGCTTGGTAAAATAATGATCTCCGTGTTGCTTTAGGTACCGGTAAGCGCTGCATTATTGCTGTTGTGAACCTCACTTTTTCAACTCGCCAGCGTGGCAAGTTAGGCAAATATTTTACTCGCCAAAGCTAAAAATAGCTCGCAAATGGCGACTGGCGAGTGTTAATTTGCACCCCTGCTTGCATTAAAGGGGATTTTTACAACACttacacagatgtctagagggcgctaacttttcaATGTATTTAGCACCGTATATTCCACCTCTTTTCCAACTTCGGGgacgtaatgacgtaactacgtacATATGTAACACGTGCACatgcattagctttgggtgtggCTAGCTAAAAATAGCAATTCGGATAGTgaatcattgaatgtatattctatcataaaaaACAACATGGCTGCAAATTGTtcattgcttctcttggactgcttttgtatgtgtgcatgcgCTCTCAGCGCGTACGTTTTGATGAGAGAGGGTAAGTGgcagccgtaaacaccaatcattttattcagcCCTCAAAACATTTTACTACACAAACTTAgtgattgtgaaaaatatagaccgtTTTAAcacgtgttctgttaaaccactaacaagatagccaatggtgttcttgttatagttTTTGCTTTGAAACAATATTAGAAATACAAatgtacaaatacaaatacaaattaaaagattaaagtaccaatgattgtcacacacacactagatgtggtgaaatttgtcctctgcatttgtcccagccccttggggagcagtgggcagcagcggcgccgcgcccgggaatcattttggtgatttaacccccaactccaaccctttgttgctgagtgccaagcagggaggttatgggtcccatttttatgctTCTTTTTGTGGTGGGGggggcttttttttaaatataattgagTGGGGTCTGAATACTCTTAAAATATTGTGACAAAGTTGCTAAATTGGCAACACGGATCCCTCCTGAGACACCTTATTCTGCAGCAAGCGACATGACAATGTCATCTATTGTACAAAATTGTAACAAGTGACATTCACAGAATCACCAAATGTATTTGTGGGCATCTGCATGCTAAACGAATGCCATAGAATCATTGATTCCACTAAACATGTTAGTCAAAACAAAAGTCAAGTCTCTTCTACTTAGAATGTGAGTCCACTTCCTTTTACAGTAATGTTTGGCGGCTAGTTTTCTTTTGTCGTCACGTTCTAGTTTTCTTACAGGGAAAAACTGTCCACAAAGGAACCCACATAAGTGAATTTTATgattagaatgtttttttttgtttagttttttttcactAAGGTGGCTTTTCTATGATTTTTGTGCCAGCAGAACATTAGTGTGGATGCTCCAGTGTACAGCAGCAGCCTGTGGGGTCCCACTGGTGATGATCTGGACCAGGTGATGGATCACTGCCTGCTGCCTGAGCTCAACATTGGAGACTGGTTCTTGTTCAGCCACGCAGGAGCCTACTGTCTGGGCCAGCCTCTTTGCACCTCTGACTCCTCCACACCAACTGTAGTCTATGTGGTCTCCTCCAGAGACTGGTAAGGATCTGACTGTTGTGAAATGTAATCCTTACAGTGTGTGACTCATGTCCATCCTCCAACAGGTATGAGATGCAGGACACAGGTGTCACCCAGGAGGCAACACTCAAGA containing:
- the LOC133660309 gene encoding antizyme inhibitor 1-like isoform X1, with the protein product MKGISDEPQFTVGLLEGGTSLCDVIDNHIYEQTLSEKKAFFVADLGVIMRQHVRWRTHMTQIRPFYTVRCNSNPGVIEVLAALGTGFICNNKTELELVQSHGITSEDIIYSGVCKQVSQIKYAAKNGIDLMMCDNEAELRKISRSHPNAKLLLQVSTEASSQHNELSMSFGCSLKDCRHLLEIAKDLGVQVVGVRSLIPRKCKDGKVYTNAITDARCVFDMAKEIGFKMKILDIGGGFGGSGTQLELIKKAVMPMVDRYFPPSTGVTIIAEPGSYFVSSAFTLVANIISKKVVTRDCQDQVHDDPSPNDEPEFHYYMNEGVYGSFACKLTETDITAPTVHKQNISVDAPVYSSSLWGPTGDDLDQVMDHCLLPELNIGDWFLFSHAGAYCLGQPLCTSDSSTPTVVYVVSSRDWYEMQDTGVTQEATLKSLSLVPYFFNVCQTEAALSIPA
- the LOC133660309 gene encoding antizyme inhibitor 1-like isoform X2 encodes the protein MKGISDEPQFTVGLLEGGTSLCDVIDNHIYEQTLSEKKAFFVADLGVIMRQHVRWRTHMTQIRPFYTVRCNSNPGVIEVLAALGTGFICNNKTELELVQSHGITSEDIIYSGVCKQVSQIKYAAKNGIDLMMCDNEAELRKISRSHPNAKLLLQVSTEASSQHNELSMSFGCSLKDCRHLLEIAKDLGVQVVGVRSLIPRKCKDGKVYTNAITDARCVFDMAKEIGFKMKILDIGGGFGGSGTQLELIKKAVMPMVDRYFPPSTGVTIIAEPGSYFVSSAFTLVANIISKKVVTRDCQDQVHDDPSPNDEPEFHYYMNEGVYGSFACKLTETDITAPTVHKNISVDAPVYSSSLWGPTGDDLDQVMDHCLLPELNIGDWFLFSHAGAYCLGQPLCTSDSSTPTVVYVVSSRDWYEMQDTGVTQEATLKSLSLVPYFFNVCQTEAALSIPA